A portion of the Acidobacteriota bacterium genome contains these proteins:
- a CDS encoding c-type cytochrome: MRRRDMLFSMIRRLQYLSVAVFVAAFAITQASPEAQVTRGTVDTTGKTGAELFAQACSACHGLDGKGKEAGALGFDVPTPDFTDCQFAPREANADWVTVAHEGGPARGFSNHMPAFGGAFSEADLYKIIGHVKTFCEVPEWPRGELNLPKALFTEKAFPEDEWIMTTAFGRGPASASTTFVYEKRFGPRNQIEIKVPFAASRSGGSWVGGAGDLALGFKRALAHSLDRGYIFSLSGEVILPTGDTADGLSKDTTVFESFVTLGKLLPSDGFFQFQGGVELPVDTQKAGREAFWRATVGKTFTQNGPFGRAWSPMVEVLAARELESGATIDWDIVPQFQVTLNTRQHVRFNIGWRTPLTGRGHRSSSVVMYFLWDWFDGGLRDGW; encoded by the coding sequence GTGCGCCGTCGCGATATGCTCTTCTCGATGATTCGCCGGCTGCAATACCTGAGCGTCGCCGTGTTCGTCGCGGCATTTGCGATAACCCAGGCCTCTCCCGAAGCGCAGGTCACGAGGGGCACCGTGGACACAACCGGGAAGACCGGCGCCGAGTTGTTCGCGCAGGCCTGTTCCGCGTGTCACGGACTCGACGGCAAGGGGAAAGAGGCCGGCGCGCTCGGCTTCGATGTGCCGACGCCCGATTTCACCGACTGCCAGTTTGCGCCGCGCGAAGCCAATGCCGATTGGGTCACGGTGGCGCACGAAGGTGGACCGGCGCGCGGCTTCTCAAACCACATGCCGGCGTTTGGCGGCGCCTTCAGCGAAGCGGACCTGTACAAGATCATTGGGCACGTCAAGACGTTTTGTGAAGTGCCGGAATGGCCCCGAGGTGAGTTGAACCTGCCCAAGGCGCTGTTCACTGAAAAGGCGTTCCCCGAAGATGAATGGATCATGACGACGGCGTTTGGGCGTGGCCCGGCGAGTGCGTCAACCACGTTCGTGTACGAGAAGCGATTCGGACCCCGCAACCAGATCGAGATCAAGGTCCCCTTCGCGGCTTCCAGGAGTGGTGGGTCGTGGGTGGGTGGCGCCGGTGACCTGGCATTGGGCTTCAAGCGCGCCCTGGCTCACAGTCTGGACCGGGGGTACATTTTCTCGCTCTCAGGCGAGGTGATTCTGCCGACCGGAGACACCGCGGACGGCCTGTCGAAGGACACCACGGTGTTTGAGTCGTTCGTGACACTCGGGAAGTTGCTGCCCTCCGACGGATTCTTCCAGTTTCAGGGCGGCGTGGAACTTCCGGTCGATACACAGAAGGCCGGGCGCGAAGCGTTCTGGCGCGCAACAGTGGGCAAGACCTTCACCCAGAACGGCCCGTTTGGTCGCGCCTGGTCTCCGATGGTCGAAGTGCTTGCTGCGCGCGAACTTGAGTCTGGCGCGACGATCGATTGGGACATCGTGCCGCAGTTCCAGGTCACGCTGAATACCCGGCAGCATGTGCGGTTCAACATCGGGTGGCGCACACCGCTGACCGGTCGCGGCCACCGCAGTTCGAGCGTGGTCATGTATTTCCTGTGGGATTGGTTTGATGGGGGATTGCGCGATGGTTGGTAA
- a CDS encoding TonB-dependent receptor has translation MRKASLVGALLAFALAWTAPVAAQELRGSIEGTVKDTSGGVLPGVTVEAKHLATNSTQMAVTDASGMYRFPSLITGKYVVTATLSGFNSSKMENVEINLGLHLKVDLAMSISGVAETVQVTGESPIVDVKQNSVTATISKDIIALLPTGRNFLDAITGVAGTGQESRGGGLMIDGAGASEVRYMVDGLDTTNLRTGVAAVSVITDFIEQIQVKQSGYNAEFRAATGGVVSAVTKSGTNVYHGTVGGYLSGRRLRRLAGEPRPTLRLMPSDQTKAEYFTTPRLNESERIEQVYDIGGPIFRNKTWFWFGYNDVVNNTDRTVTWTNNRGFAPTQSFNSKTTSKTFQYNVTHQLTNSMRVRLTGANSPSTGGLTLPVIDATNGTSSSNATSFNPRPTVYTKSFNNSYTASFDWVANNRMYANLTGGYLGYGSGSAGGDYFRGTGRSFGSTNVGLLDVPASLQQLSGFSENPSNSFTKYDNYSRFTLNSDLTMFRDWKGEHAFKFGVQLERISNEVSSGAQHPNISFSWDSSRATLSNTLVRGKYGYYTVQRIYTDGDIKSNNLGFFLQDQWTINGKLTVNYGVRAEHTDIPSYQPQNPGITFGWGDKIAPRLGFAYDVKGDSKWKVYGSWGTFYDIEKLDMPRGAWGADRWIAYYWTLDDYNWNTIDCDGTPGSGCRGTFIEQVDFRHVSNDPKDNLVDPNLKPVKTQELTVGVDHELGRLMSVGVRYAHKWLNETIEDVGVQVPGVGEVYYIANPGKGFGEYPLGTAYPATPRPQRKYDGVDFSFKRRLANNWFLNANVLISRTYGNYAGLTNSDENGRNSPNVNRSFDGLYMAFDQTGKALYGRLQSDRPVQFKAQGAYVMPWGTQMGVNFVAFSGLLNTTSVTYKGVPVFVYGRGDLGRSPVYTQTDLNFTQSFSLPRSMRLNVQFNIDNLFDQMTETGRPWPRIATRWCWRATRRSSPGSTRSPRWRRRSPVGRPNATYNQASAFQGARSARLSLKLTF, from the coding sequence ATGCGTAAGGCATCACTCGTAGGGGCGTTGCTGGCGTTTGCCCTGGCATGGACAGCGCCCGTAGCCGCTCAGGAGTTGAGAGGTTCGATCGAAGGCACAGTCAAAGACACGTCAGGCGGCGTACTGCCGGGCGTGACCGTCGAGGCCAAGCACCTCGCGACGAACAGCACACAGATGGCGGTCACCGACGCGAGCGGCATGTACCGTTTTCCGTCGCTGATCACCGGCAAATACGTGGTGACGGCCACCTTGTCGGGTTTCAACTCTTCCAAGATGGAAAACGTTGAGATCAACCTGGGCCTGCACCTGAAAGTTGACCTGGCCATGTCGATCTCGGGCGTGGCCGAGACGGTTCAGGTGACGGGTGAATCCCCGATCGTGGACGTCAAGCAGAACTCCGTGACGGCGACGATTTCGAAGGACATCATCGCGCTGCTTCCGACCGGCCGCAACTTCCTTGACGCCATCACCGGTGTGGCCGGCACGGGCCAGGAAAGCCGCGGCGGCGGTTTGATGATTGACGGCGCGGGCGCGTCCGAAGTGCGTTATATGGTCGACGGTCTCGACACGACCAACCTCCGCACGGGTGTCGCGGCGGTCAGCGTCATCACCGACTTCATCGAACAGATTCAGGTGAAGCAGTCCGGCTACAACGCCGAGTTCCGCGCGGCCACCGGCGGCGTCGTCTCGGCCGTCACCAAGAGCGGCACCAACGTGTATCACGGCACGGTCGGCGGCTACCTGAGCGGTCGGCGCCTGCGGCGGCTGGCGGGTGAGCCCCGTCCCACCCTGCGGCTCATGCCGAGCGATCAGACCAAGGCCGAGTACTTCACCACGCCCCGTCTGAATGAATCCGAGCGCATCGAACAGGTCTACGACATCGGCGGCCCGATCTTCCGCAACAAGACCTGGTTCTGGTTCGGGTACAACGACGTGGTCAACAACACCGACCGCACGGTGACCTGGACGAATAACCGCGGCTTCGCGCCGACGCAGTCGTTCAATTCAAAGACGACGAGCAAGACGTTCCAGTACAACGTGACGCACCAGTTGACCAACTCGATGCGGGTGCGCCTGACGGGCGCGAACTCACCCAGCACCGGCGGCCTGACGTTGCCAGTCATCGATGCCACCAACGGCACGAGCTCTTCCAACGCGACGAGCTTCAATCCGCGTCCCACGGTGTACACCAAGTCGTTCAACAACTCGTACACGGCCTCGTTTGACTGGGTGGCCAACAACCGGATGTACGCCAACCTGACCGGTGGTTACCTCGGCTACGGCAGCGGTTCGGCCGGCGGCGATTACTTCCGTGGCACGGGCCGGTCGTTCGGCTCCACCAACGTTGGCCTGCTTGATGTCCCCGCTTCGTTGCAGCAGCTCTCTGGGTTCAGCGAGAATCCATCGAACAGCTTCACCAAGTATGACAACTACAGCCGCTTCACGCTGAATTCGGACCTCACGATGTTCCGCGACTGGAAGGGCGAACACGCCTTCAAGTTCGGCGTGCAGCTCGAGCGCATCTCCAATGAAGTCAGCTCCGGCGCGCAGCACCCGAACATCTCCTTCAGCTGGGACAGCTCAAGAGCGACGTTGTCCAACACGCTGGTCCGTGGCAAGTACGGCTATTACACGGTGCAGCGCATCTACACGGACGGCGACATCAAGTCCAACAACCTGGGCTTCTTCCTGCAGGACCAGTGGACGATCAACGGCAAGCTGACCGTCAACTACGGCGTGCGGGCCGAGCACACGGACATCCCGTCCTACCAGCCCCAGAACCCCGGCATCACGTTCGGGTGGGGAGACAAGATCGCGCCACGCCTCGGCTTTGCCTACGATGTCAAGGGCGACAGCAAGTGGAAGGTCTACGGCTCGTGGGGCACGTTCTACGACATCGAGAAGCTCGACATGCCGCGCGGCGCATGGGGTGCGGATCGATGGATTGCCTACTACTGGACGCTCGACGACTACAACTGGAACACCATTGATTGCGATGGCACGCCCGGCAGCGGCTGCCGCGGCACGTTCATCGAGCAGGTGGACTTCCGGCACGTGTCCAACGACCCGAAGGACAACCTGGTGGATCCAAACCTCAAGCCGGTCAAGACGCAGGAACTGACGGTCGGCGTGGATCACGAACTGGGCCGGCTGATGTCCGTGGGCGTCCGTTATGCCCACAAGTGGCTGAACGAGACGATCGAAGACGTCGGCGTGCAGGTGCCCGGCGTGGGCGAGGTCTACTACATCGCCAACCCCGGCAAGGGCTTCGGCGAATACCCCCTTGGCACGGCCTACCCGGCCACGCCGCGGCCGCAGCGCAAGTACGACGGCGTGGACTTCTCCTTCAAACGGCGTCTGGCGAACAACTGGTTCCTCAACGCCAACGTGTTGATCAGCCGCACCTACGGCAACTACGCCGGCCTGACCAACTCGGATGAGAACGGCCGCAACAGCCCGAACGTCAACCGCTCCTTCGACGGCCTCTACATGGCCTTTGACCAGACGGGCAAGGCCCTCTACGGCCGTTTGCAGAGCGATCGGCCCGTGCAGTTCAAGGCGCAGGGCGCATACGTCATGCCCTGGGGCACGCAGATGGGCGTGAACTTCGTCGCCTTCTCGGGCCTGCTCAACACGACGTCGGTCACCTACAAGGGCGTGCCGGTGTTTGTGTATGGCCGCGGCGACCTCGGACGGTCGCCGGTCTACACGCAGACGGACCTGAACTTCACCCAGAGCTTCAGCCTGCCTCGCAGCATGCGGCTCAACGTGCAGTTCAACATCGACAACCTGTTCGACCAGATGACCGAGACGGGCAGGCCGTGGCCGCGTATCGCGACGCGCTGGTGCTGGCGAGCGACACGGCGTTCTTCGCCGGGTTCGACACGGTCGCCAAGATGGCGACGCAGGAGCCCGGTCGGCCGGCCCAACGCCACCTACAACCAGGCGTCCGCTTTCCAGGGGGCGCGGTCGGCGCGTCTCTCCCTTAAGCTGACGTTCTAG
- a CDS encoding sigma 54-interacting transcriptional regulator: MPSSTTLPATLGELRRAITSGARPHVSVKDELRSNLIARLRSGQPLFPGVIGYDDTVVPQMVNAILSKHNFILLGLRGQAKTRLLRALTSLLDSHSAVVPGCEIHDDPLAPICGPCQARVAAEGDAMPIGWRTAERRYVEKLATPDVTIADLIGDVDPIKAARSGFELGDARTMHFGLLPRANRGIFAINELPDLASKVQVGLFNILQEGDVQIKGYPVRLPLDVLLVFSANPEDYTARGKIITPLKDRIGSEIRTHYPRTRVDAIAITAQEAWTDRPADVQIDVPAYVREVVEEIAFQARLDSKVDRRSGVSQRLSITALENVVSNAERRAALSAEPVVVPRVSDIYASLPALTGKIELEYEGELKGPEIVARELVRSAVANVFDGYTSRANLKPVIAWFDQGGTVDSSDTTPSDELLAATAPIEGFSDLLERMGVQAGASAPGQASLADFVLEGLCSMKKISRTEDGKIEGSPHERKSRHRGDSPQADIRAMLEDEEDEPGPPGSKGRKKYYN; encoded by the coding sequence ATGCCTTCTTCCACTACTCTGCCGGCCACGCTCGGGGAACTCCGGCGCGCCATCACCTCGGGCGCACGACCGCACGTATCCGTCAAAGACGAACTGCGGTCCAACCTCATCGCGCGGCTGCGCAGCGGCCAGCCGCTGTTTCCCGGCGTCATCGGGTACGACGACACTGTCGTGCCCCAGATGGTCAACGCGATTTTGTCGAAGCACAACTTCATTCTGCTCGGCCTGCGCGGGCAGGCGAAGACGCGGCTGCTTCGCGCGCTCACCTCGCTGCTCGATTCGCACTCGGCCGTAGTGCCCGGCTGCGAGATCCATGACGACCCGCTGGCGCCCATCTGCGGACCGTGCCAGGCGCGCGTAGCCGCTGAAGGAGACGCCATGCCGATTGGCTGGCGCACCGCCGAACGGCGGTACGTCGAAAAGCTCGCCACCCCGGACGTCACGATCGCCGACCTCATCGGCGACGTAGACCCCATCAAGGCCGCCAGATCGGGCTTTGAATTGGGTGATGCCCGGACCATGCACTTCGGGCTGTTGCCACGAGCCAACCGCGGCATCTTCGCCATCAATGAACTGCCCGATCTTGCCAGCAAGGTGCAGGTGGGCCTGTTCAACATCCTTCAGGAAGGCGACGTCCAGATTAAGGGCTACCCTGTCCGTCTGCCCCTGGATGTGCTCCTGGTCTTTTCGGCGAACCCCGAGGACTACACCGCCCGCGGCAAGATCATCACGCCCCTCAAGGATCGCATCGGCTCAGAGATCCGGACGCACTATCCGCGGACGCGCGTCGACGCCATTGCGATCACCGCGCAGGAAGCCTGGACCGATCGCCCGGCCGACGTCCAGATCGACGTCCCGGCCTACGTGCGCGAGGTCGTCGAAGAAATCGCGTTTCAAGCGCGGCTGGACTCGAAGGTCGACCGCCGGTCCGGCGTCAGTCAACGGCTTTCGATCACCGCCCTGGAAAACGTCGTCTCGAACGCCGAGCGGCGCGCGGCACTGTCTGCAGAACCTGTCGTGGTGCCCCGTGTCAGCGACATCTACGCTTCGCTCCCAGCCCTGACGGGCAAGATCGAACTGGAATACGAAGGCGAGCTCAAGGGTCCCGAGATCGTGGCTCGGGAACTCGTGCGGTCTGCTGTGGCCAACGTGTTTGACGGTTACACATCACGCGCCAATCTGAAACCAGTCATCGCCTGGTTCGACCAGGGTGGCACCGTGGATTCGTCAGACACGACCCCGTCGGATGAACTGCTTGCGGCCACCGCACCCATCGAGGGATTCAGCGACCTGCTCGAACGCATGGGCGTGCAGGCCGGCGCCTCCGCCCCCGGGCAGGCCTCGCTTGCCGACTTCGTGCTCGAAGGCCTCTGCTCGATGAAGAAGATCAGCCGCACCGAAGACGGAAAGATCGAGGGCTCCCCGCACGAGCGAAAGTCTCGTCATCGCGGCGACAGCCCGCAGGCCGACATCCGCGCGATGCTCGAGGATGAGGAAGACGAGCCCGGCCCGCCGGGATCAAAGGGGCGCAAGAAATACTACAACTGA
- the ypdA gene encoding YpdA family putative bacillithiol disulfide reductase has translation MSALSTPASNVLDLIIIGAGPAGLAAAIAAGQRGLTHVVLEKGALVNSLVHYPPAMVFFTTPELMEIGGLPFVSPHEKPTRQEALRYYRRVTDTYKLDVRFEEPVTGLTRDGDGLFAVTSRTRHHGEVVRQARFVVLATGAYDIPNPLGVPGEDLPHVSHFFREPHAGFRREVVVVGGKNSAAEAALELYRAGARVTIVHRGEGMGDSIKYWVKPDIDNRIKEGSIRAHFSSSVTEITAEHVVVSGPAGRQQIPADQVYLMTGYRADTALLRSVGAAVDEPIYAPVFDEATFETTVPNLFVIGACVAGKQSGKIFIENGRFHGEAVVQTIARRVSAGTAGKIEG, from the coding sequence ATTTCCGCATTGAGTACACCCGCAAGTAACGTCCTCGACCTCATCATCATCGGCGCCGGCCCCGCGGGCCTGGCGGCGGCCATTGCCGCAGGGCAGCGAGGCCTCACGCACGTCGTGCTCGAGAAAGGCGCGCTGGTCAACTCGCTGGTGCACTACCCGCCGGCCATGGTGTTTTTCACCACGCCCGAACTGATGGAGATCGGCGGGCTCCCGTTTGTGAGCCCTCACGAAAAGCCCACGCGGCAGGAAGCGCTGCGGTACTACCGCCGCGTGACCGACACCTACAAGCTCGACGTGCGTTTTGAGGAACCCGTCACGGGACTGACCCGCGACGGCGACGGGCTGTTCGCCGTGACGTCCCGCACCCGCCATCATGGCGAGGTGGTCCGCCAGGCGCGGTTCGTTGTGCTCGCCACCGGCGCCTATGACATTCCTAACCCACTCGGAGTGCCTGGCGAGGACTTGCCACACGTCTCGCACTTCTTCCGCGAGCCGCACGCCGGATTCCGCCGCGAGGTGGTCGTGGTCGGCGGCAAGAACTCGGCGGCCGAAGCGGCGCTTGAGTTGTACCGCGCCGGCGCGCGCGTCACGATCGTCCATCGTGGAGAGGGTATGGGCGATTCGATCAAGTACTGGGTCAAGCCGGACATCGACAATCGCATCAAGGAAGGCTCCATCCGCGCCCACTTCTCGTCGTCTGTAACGGAAATCACCGCCGAGCACGTCGTCGTGTCCGGGCCGGCTGGCCGCCAGCAGATCCCGGCGGATCAGGTGTATCTGATGACCGGCTATCGCGCGGACACCGCGTTGCTGCGGTCAGTTGGCGCGGCCGTGGACGAGCCCATCTACGCCCCGGTGTTTGACGAAGCGACGTTCGAGACGACGGTGCCGAACCTCTTCGTGATCGGCGCCTGCGTCGCCGGCAAACAAAGCGGCAAGATCTTCATCGAAAACGGACGATTCCACGGCGAGGCGGTTGTGCAGACCATCGCCCGGCGGGTGAGCGCCGGGACGGCAGGAAAAATTGAGGGTTGA
- a CDS encoding creatininase family protein: MRFGVVVCALSLSIFASPASAQVLKLAELNSAQLQALDKTKTVVLLTGGMLEEHGPFLPAYTDGILSERLTQAIAQSVIANKPGWSVLLFPQIPIGASGSNEIGGRFSFPGTYAVRPSTLRGMFMDLASELGEQGFRWIMVVHVHGSPLHIRAIDDAGDFFHDTYGGRMVNLWDLVPVISGWGNAMGSMTDAEKREDGRSLHAGMDEHSLMLHLRPELVAPGYKTATAVTGQTLEEAIGVARRPEWPGYLGSPRLATAAFGEQIWNAFAAAASAQTLNILGGADPATITRYVDLLEKNPVYQKEWIGPANARDAAMDAKQREWLKRKGR; the protein is encoded by the coding sequence ATGCGTTTTGGAGTCGTCGTGTGTGCGCTTTCTCTATCGATCTTCGCGTCTCCCGCCAGTGCGCAGGTGCTGAAACTAGCCGAGCTGAACAGCGCTCAATTGCAGGCGCTCGACAAAACGAAGACAGTGGTCCTTCTGACCGGCGGCATGCTTGAAGAACACGGCCCCTTCCTCCCTGCGTATACCGACGGCATCCTCAGCGAGCGCTTGACGCAGGCGATCGCCCAGTCCGTCATCGCGAACAAACCCGGATGGTCGGTGCTCCTCTTCCCGCAGATTCCGATCGGCGCGAGTGGATCGAACGAAATCGGCGGCCGCTTCAGTTTCCCTGGCACATATGCGGTCCGCCCCTCGACATTGCGCGGGATGTTCATGGACCTGGCATCCGAACTCGGTGAACAGGGATTCCGATGGATCATGGTGGTGCACGTCCATGGATCGCCGCTGCACATTCGTGCGATCGACGATGCCGGCGACTTTTTTCATGACACCTACGGCGGCAGGATGGTCAATCTGTGGGACCTGGTGCCGGTAATCAGCGGGTGGGGCAACGCCATGGGATCGATGACCGACGCGGAAAAGCGGGAAGACGGCCGCTCACTGCATGCCGGCATGGACGAACACAGCCTCATGCTCCATCTGCGTCCCGAACTCGTGGCGCCGGGTTACAAAACCGCGACAGCCGTCACCGGCCAGACGTTGGAGGAAGCGATCGGCGTCGCTCGCCGGCCCGAGTGGCCCGGCTACCTCGGGTCGCCGCGGTTGGCCACAGCCGCGTTCGGCGAACAGATCTGGAACGCCTTCGCCGCCGCCGCAAGCGCCCAGACGCTGAACATCCTCGGCGGTGCAGACCCAGCGACCATCACACGATACGTGGACCTGCTGGAAAAGAACCCCGTCTACCAGAAGGAATGGATCGGGCCGGCAAACGCCCGCGACGCCGCGATGGACGCGAAGCAACGCGAGTGGTTGAAGCGGAAGGGCCGATAG
- a CDS encoding glycerophosphodiester phosphodiesterase, protein MSLLSLNHVVAVAHRGGSALRPENTVPAFDHGVALGADWLECDIHLSRDGEAVVLHDSTLDRTTDATGAVEDFTADALARVDAGARFGADQGWPYRGQGIGIPTLRFLLRRYSTLPFLVEIKGERIEVADRALAVIRECDADDRVVVAGFDDGVLRHVRQVAPHLPTSASRGEVQAALSRTAHSMEPLLTGYAVLQVPFVFRGERVLTEALVRLARQAGIPVHSWIVDQPEDIQMVIDWGVSGVISDRPDLAVHAVRQANARRLSR, encoded by the coding sequence GTGTCCCTGCTATCACTCAATCATGTCGTCGCCGTCGCCCACCGCGGCGGGTCCGCCCTGCGCCCGGAGAATACCGTTCCGGCGTTTGACCATGGCGTGGCCCTCGGCGCCGACTGGCTCGAGTGTGACATTCACCTTTCACGCGACGGTGAAGCCGTGGTTCTCCACGACTCCACGCTGGATCGCACGACCGACGCGACCGGCGCGGTTGAAGACTTCACGGCTGACGCGCTCGCGCGAGTGGATGCCGGTGCGCGGTTCGGCGCCGATCAGGGATGGCCGTATCGGGGCCAGGGCATCGGCATTCCGACGCTCCGATTTCTCCTGAGGAGATATTCCACCCTTCCGTTTCTCGTAGAGATAAAAGGCGAGCGGATCGAAGTGGCCGACCGCGCCCTTGCCGTGATCCGCGAGTGCGATGCGGATGACCGGGTGGTGGTGGCGGGATTTGACGATGGCGTGCTCAGGCATGTGCGCCAGGTGGCGCCGCATCTGCCAACGAGCGCGTCGCGTGGTGAAGTGCAGGCGGCACTGTCGCGCACGGCTCACTCGATGGAGCCGCTCCTGACCGGGTATGCCGTGCTGCAGGTGCCGTTTGTGTTCAGGGGCGAGCGGGTCCTGACCGAGGCGCTTGTCCGATTGGCTCGACAGGCAGGGATACCCGTCCATTCGTGGATCGTCGATCAGCCAGAGGACATTCAGATGGTCATTGATTGGGGTGTGTCGGGTGTCATCAGTGATCGTCCCGACCTGGCGGTGCACGCGGTCCGACAGGCAAACGCCCGGAGACTTTCTCGATAG
- a CDS encoding VWA domain-containing protein: MKYRYTKYIEELLDGLDMEALVSRLSDLLLSSGFNNPWDPQSEGDQSMQALHDAVLDALLNGGVMSDEMLQRLMREPSDDDARARIEEMVQKVIEQLTDQGFVSTTGTPPSGQEAPGSVGAGASPEGEARFEVTDKALDFLGYRALRDLLGSMGRSSVGGHDTRELSTGIEAGGPPRPYEFGDTMNLDASATILNAVRRGAGLDVDHEDLMVTQGDYQSSCATVLLLDCSHSMVLYGEDRFTPAKRVALALTNLIKHQYPGDSLNVVLFHDSAEEVPLAHLGRVRVGPYYTNTREGLRLARRILERQRKDMRQIIMITDGKPSAISLPDGRIYKNAFGLDPYVLRETFAEVAACRRAGILINTFMLARDYDLVAFVRRVARICHGKAYFTTPQTLGQYVLHDYLTKKTRNVH, translated from the coding sequence ATGAAATACCGCTACACCAAGTACATCGAAGAACTGCTCGACGGCCTCGATATGGAGGCGCTCGTCTCGCGCCTGTCTGATCTGCTCCTTTCGAGCGGCTTCAACAATCCGTGGGATCCGCAGAGCGAGGGCGACCAGTCGATGCAGGCGCTGCACGACGCCGTGCTCGACGCGCTCCTCAATGGCGGCGTCATGTCCGACGAGATGCTGCAACGCCTGATGCGCGAGCCATCTGACGACGACGCTCGGGCGAGGATTGAGGAGATGGTGCAGAAGGTCATTGAACAACTGACCGATCAGGGGTTCGTATCCACGACCGGAACGCCGCCGTCGGGCCAGGAGGCACCAGGTTCGGTTGGTGCGGGCGCGAGTCCGGAGGGCGAAGCGCGGTTCGAGGTCACCGACAAGGCACTGGACTTTCTCGGCTACCGGGCTCTGCGTGACTTGCTCGGTTCAATGGGCCGCAGCAGCGTGGGCGGCCACGATACCCGCGAACTGTCCACCGGCATCGAAGCTGGCGGACCGCCGCGGCCGTACGAATTTGGCGACACGATGAACCTCGACGCCTCGGCCACCATCCTCAACGCCGTGCGGCGCGGAGCCGGCCTGGATGTCGATCACGAAGACCTGATGGTGACGCAGGGCGACTACCAAAGTTCGTGCGCCACGGTGTTGCTGCTCGACTGCAGCCACAGCATGGTGCTGTACGGCGAAGACCGTTTCACGCCGGCCAAACGCGTGGCGCTGGCACTGACAAACCTCATCAAGCACCAGTACCCCGGCGACTCACTCAACGTCGTCCTCTTTCACGACTCGGCTGAAGAGGTGCCGCTCGCGCACCTGGGCCGCGTTCGGGTGGGGCCGTATTACACCAACACCCGCGAAGGCCTGCGCCTGGCTCGCCGCATTCTCGAACGGCAGCGCAAGGACATGCGGCAGATCATCATGATCACCGACGGCAAGCCGTCAGCGATCAGCCTGCCCGACGGCCGCATTTACAAAAACGCGTTTGGCCTGGACCCGTATGTACTGCGCGAAACGTTCGCGGAGGTGGCCGCGTGCCGCCGCGCCGGCATCCTCATCAACACCTTCATGCTGGCGCGCGACTACGACCTGGTCGCGTTCGTTCGCCGCGTGGCCCGCATCTGCCACGGCAAGGCGTATTTCACGACGCCGCAGACGTTAGGACAGTACGTGTTGCACGATTATCTGACGAAAAAGACCCGTAACGTGCACTGA